The following are encoded in a window of Streptomyces sp. 11x1 genomic DNA:
- a CDS encoding 4'-phosphopantetheinyl transferase superfamily protein codes for MSTAEAAAAPGELRPRTDTGPLVLDRDVPLRVLRPAPGLALSVVSLAWLRAAGDDVRARLTSWHLGPEEASYVGTLALRRRREEWLAGRMALKYAVRAHQEHSGSTPVACRDIRIGRVTQGLRAGKPVTDLPVEVGLTHSGDYAVAVCGPGAVGVDLERPRTVSPPLARILSADGESAGADLAGQRLRVMPLLLRWVCKEAVLKYYGFGLRVDTREVRLTGWHEDGRFAWRPGPELLRHAPVGGGELRTRACELDGYHLALVWSDPAST; via the coding sequence ATGTCGACCGCTGAGGCCGCGGCGGCACCCGGCGAGCTCCGGCCCCGGACGGACACCGGCCCACTCGTTCTCGATCGGGACGTGCCGCTGCGGGTGCTCCGGCCCGCGCCGGGGCTGGCCCTGAGCGTGGTGTCGCTCGCCTGGCTGCGCGCCGCCGGGGACGACGTCCGCGCCCGGCTGACGTCGTGGCACCTGGGACCGGAAGAGGCGTCCTACGTGGGCACGCTCGCTCTGCGGCGTCGGCGCGAGGAGTGGCTGGCGGGCCGGATGGCGCTCAAGTACGCCGTGCGCGCCCACCAGGAGCACTCGGGGAGCACGCCGGTCGCCTGCCGTGACATCCGCATCGGACGCGTGACGCAGGGCTTGCGCGCCGGGAAGCCCGTGACCGACCTGCCGGTGGAGGTGGGCCTGACGCACTCCGGCGACTATGCCGTCGCGGTGTGCGGGCCGGGCGCGGTCGGAGTGGACCTGGAGCGTCCGCGCACCGTCTCGCCCCCGCTGGCCCGCATCCTCTCGGCTGACGGCGAGAGCGCGGGTGCGGACCTCGCCGGGCAGCGCCTGCGCGTCATGCCACTGCTCCTGCGCTGGGTGTGCAAGGAGGCCGTCCTCAAGTACTACGGGTTCGGTCTGCGCGTCGACACGCGCGAGGTGCGCCTCACCGGGTGGCACGAGGACGGGCGCTTCGCCTGGCGGCCGGGCCCGGAGCTGCTGCGACACGCACCCGTCGGCGGCGGCGAGTTGCGAACCCGGGCCTGCGAGCTGGACGGCTACCACCTGGCCCTGGTCTGGAGTGACCCTGCGAGCACGTAG
- a CDS encoding DUF6206 family protein, which yields MSFVLPERDIAALERRVQRALDTADPSALAVLGFGEVTLVLRLDTPDGSFACKRLPVFPTYESFRRHESLVGEYVEQLEKAGVRVADTRLWHTRTPSGKVVGYCVQEALPGDRLCSRLLHTEGHAWAGDFYARFLPLVEKAVTPGVGLDAQASNWMDLDGELVYLDVTTPLLRDARRRERLDVRLFFTSLPWILRDAVRVSQTRAIFDKYYEPRGAVLDFLGNLHKERLSRLVPGFLAQSEGRFDAPVTADEVAGYYREDARMWELIQRLRRADRFWHRRIRRRTYPFLLPPDVDR from the coding sequence ATGTCCTTCGTTCTTCCCGAGCGGGACATCGCCGCGCTTGAGAGGCGCGTACAACGCGCCCTCGACACCGCCGATCCCTCGGCGCTGGCCGTTCTCGGATTCGGTGAGGTCACCCTCGTCCTGCGCCTGGACACCCCGGACGGCTCGTTCGCGTGCAAGCGGCTGCCGGTCTTCCCCACCTACGAGAGCTTCAGGCGCCACGAGTCGCTGGTCGGTGAGTACGTCGAGCAGCTGGAGAAGGCCGGCGTGCGCGTCGCCGACACCCGGCTGTGGCACACCCGGACGCCCTCGGGCAAGGTCGTCGGGTACTGCGTGCAGGAGGCTCTGCCCGGCGACCGGCTGTGCTCCCGGCTGCTGCACACCGAGGGCCACGCATGGGCCGGCGACTTCTACGCGCGCTTCCTCCCCCTGGTCGAGAAAGCGGTGACCCCCGGCGTCGGGCTGGACGCTCAGGCGTCCAACTGGATGGATCTCGACGGGGAACTGGTCTACCTCGATGTCACCACCCCCCTGCTGCGAGACGCACGGCGGCGCGAACGGCTCGATGTGCGGCTGTTCTTCACCTCGCTCCCCTGGATTCTGCGCGACGCCGTGCGGGTGTCCCAGACCCGGGCGATCTTCGACAAGTACTACGAGCCGCGCGGCGCCGTCCTCGACTTCCTCGGCAATCTGCACAAGGAACGGCTGTCGCGGCTGGTTCCGGGTTTCCTGGCGCAGAGCGAGGGCCGTTTCGACGCCCCGGTCACCGCCGACGAGGTGGCCGGCTACTACCGCGAGGACGCCCGCATGTGGGAACTGATCCAACGCCTGCGCCGGGCGGACCGCTTCTGGCACCGCAGGATCCGGCGGCGCACGTACCCGTTCCTGCTGCCGCCCGATGTCGACCGCTGA
- a CDS encoding beta-ketoacyl-[acyl-carrier-protein] synthase family protein, which translates to MTSGDSIAVTGLGLVTAAGIGTDVTWKGVCDGRSKATRNPMLADLPIDISCTVPDLDPARHVGPRSRLTHDRFIQLAIVAAREAVADSGLDPLTWDGARVGVVIGCGLGGITTFEKQHRRLLEKGPQAVSALLLPMLVPNMVAGHLAMDLGTTGPNFVTASACASGATAIGTAAGLLREGVCDVVLTGGTEANVSPLMVTGFAQMGVLSRRVDDPTAASRPFDAARDGFVIGEGSGVLVLEREADARARRAPVRARLAGYGASADAHHITTPEPEGRSVRRALRDALTQAGVGTDEVRHVNAHGTATRINDAIEARTLRAVFGDGVAVTSTKGVLGHTLGAAGAIEAALTVLAVQHSTVPPTANLEQQDPDLDLDVVSGTARRTKVDVAVSNSFGFGGQNAVLVFTAA; encoded by the coding sequence GTGACGTCCGGTGACAGCATCGCCGTCACCGGACTCGGTCTGGTCACCGCGGCCGGTATCGGCACGGACGTGACGTGGAAGGGCGTGTGCGACGGCCGGTCGAAGGCCACCAGGAACCCGATGCTCGCCGATCTGCCGATCGACATCTCCTGCACCGTGCCGGACCTCGACCCGGCCCGGCACGTCGGACCACGTAGCCGGCTGACCCACGACCGCTTCATCCAGCTGGCGATCGTCGCCGCCCGTGAAGCCGTCGCGGACAGCGGCCTCGACCCGCTCACCTGGGACGGCGCCCGGGTCGGTGTGGTGATCGGCTGCGGGCTCGGCGGCATCACGACCTTCGAGAAACAGCACCGCCGACTCCTGGAGAAGGGGCCCCAGGCGGTCTCCGCCCTGCTGCTTCCGATGCTGGTGCCGAACATGGTCGCGGGTCATCTGGCGATGGACCTGGGCACCACCGGCCCCAACTTCGTGACCGCCAGCGCCTGTGCCTCCGGGGCCACGGCCATCGGCACAGCCGCCGGGCTGCTGCGGGAAGGCGTCTGCGACGTGGTGCTCACCGGTGGCACCGAGGCGAACGTCAGCCCTCTCATGGTGACGGGGTTCGCACAGATGGGTGTGCTCTCCCGCCGGGTGGACGATCCCACCGCCGCCTCCCGTCCGTTCGACGCGGCCCGCGACGGCTTCGTCATCGGCGAGGGCAGTGGCGTACTCGTGCTGGAGCGCGAAGCGGATGCCCGGGCGCGTCGTGCTCCGGTGCGGGCCCGGCTGGCCGGGTACGGTGCCTCCGCCGACGCCCACCACATCACCACTCCCGAGCCCGAGGGGCGCAGTGTCCGGCGCGCCCTGCGGGACGCGCTGACGCAGGCCGGGGTGGGGACCGACGAGGTGCGGCACGTCAACGCGCATGGCACCGCGACCAGGATCAACGACGCGATCGAGGCACGAACCCTGCGTGCGGTGTTCGGCGACGGTGTGGCCGTGACCTCCACCAAGGGGGTCCTGGGCCACACTCTCGGCGCCGCCGGCGCCATCGAGGCCGCCCTGACCGTGCTCGCCGTCCAGCACTCCACCGTTCCCCCCACGGCGAACCTGGAACAGCAGGACCCCGACCTCGACCTGGACGTGGTCTCCGGCACGGCCCGCCGGACGAAGGTCGATGTGGCCGTCAGCAATTCGTTCGGATTCGGGGGACAGAATGCCGTGCTCGTCTTCACCGCCGCGTAA
- a CDS encoding phosphopantetheine-binding protein — MGAVYEKLVDLLVNHFAVARAQIRPDATFEELDMDSLFVVELLLVIQSEFDVEIQDDAVGRADSIGHLAGLVESGVGVAP; from the coding sequence ATGGGCGCTGTGTACGAAAAGCTGGTCGACCTGCTCGTCAATCACTTCGCGGTGGCGCGGGCGCAGATCAGGCCGGATGCCACGTTCGAGGAACTCGACATGGATTCGCTGTTCGTCGTCGAACTGCTGCTCGTGATCCAGTCCGAGTTCGACGTGGAGATCCAGGACGACGCGGTGGGCCGGGCCGACAGCATCGGGCACCTGGCCGGCCTCGTCGAGTCCGGGGTCGGGGTCGCGCCGTGA
- a CDS encoding beta-ketoacyl-ACP synthase III: protein MTPAAVLAGLGSQLPPRLVTNDELAARLDSSDEWIRTRTGIRQRYVAPEGLLTSDLAAGAGALALKSAGLAQVDAVLVATTTPDRPCPATAPTVAEKLGLGQVAAFDVSAVCTGFLYALATASGLIASGTARHVLVIGAETFSRILDPADRATSVIFGDGAGAVVLRAGHPEEPGALGPFALGSDGSGQDLITVPRGVPPAPAETAETAETAETATDGYYFTMQGRTVFRLAVQRMGQSIRAALDRAGLRIDDIDRLVGHQANLRILLRLADEIGLPRERSYSHIAEVGNTAAASLPLALDHAHAEGALRPGDRVLLAAFGGGLTWGAVTLTWPAVDRG from the coding sequence ATGACCCCGGCAGCCGTTCTCGCCGGGCTGGGCAGCCAGTTGCCGCCCCGGCTGGTGACCAACGACGAACTGGCGGCCCGGCTCGACAGCTCCGACGAATGGATACGCACCCGGACCGGTATCCGGCAGCGCTACGTCGCCCCCGAGGGGCTGCTGACCTCCGACCTGGCCGCCGGAGCCGGAGCGCTCGCCCTGAAGTCGGCCGGCCTCGCGCAGGTCGACGCCGTCCTGGTGGCCACCACCACACCGGACCGCCCCTGCCCCGCCACCGCCCCGACCGTGGCCGAGAAGCTGGGCCTCGGGCAGGTGGCCGCCTTCGACGTCTCGGCGGTGTGCACGGGATTCCTCTACGCGCTCGCCACCGCGTCCGGCCTCATCGCATCCGGTACGGCCCGGCACGTACTGGTGATCGGGGCGGAGACGTTCTCCCGGATCCTCGACCCGGCCGACCGCGCCACCTCCGTCATCTTCGGCGACGGAGCCGGCGCCGTCGTGCTGCGTGCGGGACATCCCGAAGAGCCGGGCGCCCTCGGGCCGTTCGCACTCGGCAGTGACGGCAGTGGCCAGGACCTGATCACCGTGCCGCGCGGCGTCCCGCCGGCACCGGCGGAGACGGCGGAGACGGCGGAGACGGCGGAGACGGCCACCGACGGCTACTACTTCACGATGCAGGGCAGGACGGTCTTCCGGCTCGCCGTGCAGCGGATGGGACAGAGCATCCGGGCCGCCCTCGACCGGGCCGGGCTGCGCATCGACGACATCGACCGGCTCGTCGGCCACCAGGCCAACCTCCGCATCCTGCTGCGGCTGGCCGACGAGATCGGGCTGCCGCGTGAGCGCAGCTACAGCCACATCGCCGAGGTGGGCAACACCGCCGCGGCCTCCCTGCCGCTGGCCTTGGACCACGCGCATGCCGAAGGCGCCCTGCGTCCCGGCGACCGTGTGCTGCTGGCCGCCTTCGGCGGCGGGCTCACCTGGGGGGCGGTCACGCTCACCTGGCCCGCCGTCGACCGGGGCTGA
- a CDS encoding acyl carrier protein has protein sequence MTSRELITDYIVDVWMDGDAESLEPETPITELNIIDSAGIFDLVHYLQSELRISIPVQEISPKNFRSVNAIAELVDRLRKGEGGNAA, from the coding sequence ATGACCTCTCGGGAACTGATCACCGACTACATCGTCGACGTCTGGATGGACGGCGACGCCGAAAGCCTGGAGCCGGAGACACCGATCACGGAACTGAACATCATCGATTCCGCAGGCATCTTCGATCTTGTCCATTACCTGCAGAGCGAATTGCGGATCAGCATTCCCGTCCAGGAGATATCGCCGAAGAACTTCCGGTCCGTCAATGCGATCGCCGAACTGGTCGACCGTCTCCGGAAAGGTGAAGGAGGAAACGCGGCATGA
- a CDS encoding aminotransferase class I/II-fold pyridoxal phosphate-dependent enzyme yields the protein MTHGTDDPLDTARLYERVVEIIADHTGYDRSYLLPESHFEAELGIDSITLQSILETVRERFGTADGPLAESATVGELVDALGRVLHLPETDRRAPADTAVTAVTGQTDAPPEDPALAAVLTAALHHTGYRSDQLGLDTALESELGIDSVVLASVVAETADALGLDGSLLGPVQATTLRELVTVLASARRTTAPEPEPGAHDGAWDSRSTKDFVEQRDPDLFAKTRSFRSYLRGREQQHLYWYGMPLRSRSSNRAVIFDELTGREREFLMFASNNYLGLANHPRVVEAVCDATRVYGATHTGSRFIGGTNMLHKELERRLAAFKQRSACIVFPGGYAANLGTVSALVKNYDTLVVDRLNHMSIVDGGRLSGGIRKIYQHNDMADLERILARTADRSDGGTLVVADGVFSMHGDICDLPEIVRLAKTYGSRVLIDDAHSTGVLGARGSGTAEHFGLKGEVDLELGTMSKALAGMGGFVVGDEDVIEYLRYYANSYVFAANIPAGVAAGLIASLDVIETEPERLKQLWTNIEVLRGNLLHAGFDLEHSQSAILPIVIGDERRAMEMGRAVRARGLFCQTVVFPGVSLGDARLRVSVTCEHTRQDLDLATEIFTDAARETGVLPEAR from the coding sequence ATGACGCATGGCACGGACGACCCGCTCGACACCGCCCGGCTGTATGAGCGGGTCGTGGAGATCATCGCGGACCACACCGGTTACGACAGGTCCTATCTGCTGCCGGAGAGTCACTTCGAGGCAGAGCTCGGCATCGACTCCATCACGCTCCAGTCCATCCTGGAGACGGTTCGCGAGCGCTTCGGTACCGCCGACGGACCGCTCGCCGAGTCGGCCACCGTCGGGGAACTCGTCGACGCGCTCGGCCGCGTCCTGCACCTGCCGGAGACCGATCGACGCGCACCGGCGGACACGGCGGTCACGGCAGTCACCGGACAGACCGACGCGCCGCCCGAGGACCCGGCGCTGGCCGCCGTGCTGACGGCCGCCCTGCACCACACCGGTTACCGCAGCGACCAGTTGGGCCTGGACACCGCGCTGGAGAGCGAGCTGGGCATCGACTCCGTGGTCCTCGCCTCCGTGGTGGCCGAGACCGCCGACGCTCTCGGCCTGGACGGATCGCTGCTCGGCCCGGTGCAGGCCACGACGCTGCGCGAACTCGTCACCGTGCTGGCCTCGGCCCGCCGCACGACCGCCCCCGAACCCGAACCCGGTGCCCATGACGGCGCATGGGACTCCCGTTCGACCAAGGACTTCGTCGAGCAGCGCGACCCGGACCTGTTCGCCAAGACCCGCAGCTTCCGGTCCTACCTGCGAGGGCGGGAACAGCAGCACCTGTACTGGTACGGCATGCCGTTGCGGTCCCGGAGCAGCAACCGAGCCGTGATCTTCGACGAACTGACCGGCCGGGAACGCGAGTTCCTCATGTTCGCCTCCAACAACTACCTGGGCCTCGCCAACCACCCGCGGGTCGTGGAGGCGGTGTGCGACGCCACCCGCGTCTACGGGGCCACACACACCGGTTCGCGCTTCATCGGTGGCACCAACATGCTGCACAAGGAGCTGGAACGGCGGCTCGCGGCCTTCAAGCAGCGTTCCGCCTGCATCGTCTTCCCCGGCGGCTACGCCGCGAACCTCGGTACCGTCTCCGCCCTGGTCAAGAACTACGACACCCTCGTGGTCGACCGGCTCAACCACATGAGCATCGTCGACGGCGGCCGGCTGTCGGGCGGCATCCGCAAGATCTACCAGCACAACGACATGGCGGACCTGGAGCGAATCCTCGCCCGTACCGCCGATCGGTCCGACGGGGGCACCCTCGTCGTGGCCGACGGCGTGTTCAGCATGCACGGCGACATCTGCGACCTGCCCGAGATCGTCCGGCTCGCCAAGACGTACGGCTCCCGTGTGCTGATCGACGACGCGCACTCCACCGGCGTCCTCGGGGCCCGCGGCTCCGGCACCGCCGAGCACTTCGGCCTCAAGGGCGAGGTCGATCTCGAACTCGGCACCATGAGCAAGGCGCTGGCCGGCATGGGCGGGTTCGTCGTCGGTGACGAGGACGTGATCGAGTACCTGCGCTACTACGCGAACTCCTACGTCTTCGCGGCGAACATCCCGGCAGGCGTCGCGGCCGGTCTCATCGCCTCCCTCGACGTCATCGAGACCGAGCCGGAACGGCTGAAGCAGCTCTGGACCAACATCGAGGTGCTGCGCGGCAACCTGCTGCACGCCGGCTTCGACCTGGAGCACTCGCAGAGCGCGATCCTGCCCATCGTCATCGGCGACGAACGCAGGGCGATGGAGATGGGCCGCGCGGTCCGTGCCCGCGGTCTGTTCTGCCAGACCGTCGTCTTTCCCGGAGTGTCCCTCGGCGACGCGAGGCTGCGCGTCAGTGTCACCTGCGAGCACACCCGGCAGGACCTGGACCTGGCCACCGAGATCTTCACCGACGCCGCCCGCGAGACCGGTGTCCTGCCGGAGGCTCGATGA
- a CDS encoding D-alanine--poly(phosphoribitol) ligase, which produces MSTREPRAGADASRVALRLPPKSAGSETRPAFVGPGAATYGEVRARVDAVSARLVDQLEVRPGDRIALWTDKHPRCAEAILATLQAGCAYVPLDGGQPVARVRTILADAEPVVLFTDRRHLELLGRGPLPASVRTVVAAGEDLPDTVGGVPVHTWSGFAGAAVRLVGTLPAPGPHDLAALLYTSGSTGTPKGVRISHGNLISFVSWCREEFGVGPGDVLSNHASFSFDLSTFDLFVALTSGAALWIVPDDEAKDVTALARGIREHGVSVWYSVPSALGLLASSGALTRDGAKSLRNVLFAGEVFPMPRLRALARLLPEEATLYNLYGPTETNVCAWHRVRPEDLHRTAPVPIGGPVPGALLHVVDEQGRALTEPGAIGELVVGGDCVTPGYWRRTADPVADLHRQGLHPTGDLVSYEEDGLLVYRGRKDRMVKLSGYRVELGEIEAAVQQHPSVAEAAVLVTEGPSGGRLTLYYTLREGAEAPGLIQLKRHCAALLPTYMVPHLARRLDAMPHNANGKVDHRRLGGAANRSTAGSAGTGR; this is translated from the coding sequence ATGAGCACCCGCGAGCCACGCGCAGGAGCGGATGCGTCCCGGGTGGCCCTCCGCCTGCCGCCGAAGAGTGCCGGATCGGAGACACGTCCCGCCTTCGTGGGGCCGGGAGCCGCGACGTACGGAGAGGTCCGGGCCCGGGTCGACGCGGTGTCGGCCCGTCTCGTGGACCAGCTGGAGGTGCGTCCCGGCGACCGGATCGCCCTCTGGACGGACAAGCATCCGCGCTGTGCGGAGGCGATCCTGGCCACCCTCCAGGCCGGTTGCGCCTACGTTCCGCTCGACGGCGGGCAGCCCGTCGCCCGGGTGCGGACCATCCTCGCCGATGCCGAGCCGGTGGTGCTGTTCACCGACCGGCGCCACCTGGAGCTGCTCGGTCGGGGGCCGCTCCCGGCTTCGGTCCGGACGGTCGTGGCAGCGGGCGAGGACCTGCCCGACACGGTCGGCGGTGTCCCGGTGCACACCTGGTCCGGCTTCGCCGGGGCGGCCGTGCGCCTCGTCGGCACCCTGCCCGCACCGGGCCCGCACGACCTGGCCGCGCTGCTGTACACCTCCGGCTCCACCGGCACACCCAAGGGTGTGCGGATCTCGCACGGCAACCTCATCTCCTTCGTGAGCTGGTGCCGTGAGGAGTTCGGCGTCGGACCCGGGGACGTCCTGTCCAACCACGCCTCGTTCAGCTTCGACCTGAGCACCTTCGACCTGTTCGTCGCACTCACTTCTGGTGCCGCCCTCTGGATCGTCCCGGACGACGAGGCGAAGGACGTGACGGCGCTGGCGCGGGGCATCCGGGAGCACGGGGTGAGCGTCTGGTACTCGGTGCCCTCGGCACTCGGCCTGCTCGCCTCCTCCGGTGCGCTCACCCGTGACGGGGCGAAGAGCCTGCGGAACGTACTCTTCGCCGGCGAGGTGTTCCCGATGCCGCGCTTGCGCGCCCTTGCCCGGCTGCTGCCCGAAGAGGCGACGCTGTACAACCTCTACGGCCCCACCGAGACCAATGTGTGCGCCTGGCACCGCGTCCGCCCCGAGGACCTGCACCGCACGGCACCCGTACCCATCGGCGGCCCCGTCCCCGGCGCCCTGCTGCACGTCGTGGACGAGCAGGGCCGCGCCCTCACGGAGCCCGGCGCGATCGGTGAACTCGTGGTGGGCGGCGACTGTGTGACACCGGGGTACTGGCGGCGCACGGCGGACCCGGTGGCCGATCTGCACCGCCAGGGTCTGCACCCCACCGGTGACCTGGTCAGCTACGAGGAGGACGGGCTGCTCGTCTACCGGGGGCGCAAGGACCGCATGGTCAAACTCTCCGGCTACCGGGTCGAACTCGGCGAGATCGAGGCGGCCGTGCAGCAGCACCCGTCGGTGGCCGAGGCGGCCGTCCTCGTCACCGAAGGTCCCAGCGGCGGCCGTCTCACGCTCTACTACACCCTCCGCGAAGGCGCCGAGGCACCGGGCCTGATCCAGCTCAAGCGGCATTGTGCGGCCCTGCTGCCCACCTACATGGTCCCGCACCTCGCACGGCGTCTCGACGCCATGCCGCACAACGCCAACGGCAAGGTCGACCACCGCAGACTCGGCGGGGCCGCGAACCGGTCCACCGCGGGGAGCGCCGGCACCGGCCGGTGA